A region of Solibacillus isronensis DNA encodes the following proteins:
- a CDS encoding cytochrome c oxidase subunit I, whose amino-acid sequence MSSVTQKKGFGAHVWDYLTTVDHKKIAIMYLAAGTLFFAIAGFEALLMRIQLMFPESTFISAGLFNELLTMHGTTMLFLAATPIIFAFMNAVVPLQIGARDVAFPFLNSLGFWLFFIGAVFLHLSFFLGGAPDAGWTSYASLSLYSPGHGIDFYILGLQISGAGTLISGINFIVTIITMRAPGMTFMRMPLFTWTTLVASSLILFAFPPLTGGLFLMLVDRMFGANFFDHTMGGNTIIWEHLFWIFGHPEVYILVLPAFGLFSEIIPVFARKRLFGYSSMVFATILIGFLGFMVWAHHMFTVGLGATANAIFAVATMAIAVPTGMKVFNWILTIWGGSIKVTVPMLYALGFIPSFVAGGVTGVMQATAPLDYQLHDSYFIVAHFHYVIVGGIVTGLFGSAHFYWPIMFNRALNPKLGMITFWMFFIGFHLTFFIQHFLGLMGMPRRVFTYMEGQGWDLFNFISSIGAIMMGIGVVLLVIDAILSIKSEPVNRRDYWGDGRSLEWALETPLPFYNFKQTPLIRGYDPYWIEKEEGNKEGMVYAEPLGEIHMPNNSILPFIMSIGMMIAAFGALYSPWGDQVQAGTATGTTPAISLALIIGGLGLTIACMIIRSFKDDLGFHVTVSEIEQVEADLAHYRATGNKGGIK is encoded by the coding sequence GTGAGCTCTGTTACACAGAAAAAGGGCTTTGGAGCACATGTATGGGACTATTTAACAACGGTCGATCATAAAAAGATCGCAATCATGTATTTAGCGGCCGGTACTCTGTTCTTCGCAATTGCAGGATTTGAAGCGTTACTGATGCGTATTCAATTAATGTTCCCTGAAAGTACATTCATTTCTGCAGGCCTATTTAACGAACTATTAACAATGCACGGCACAACGATGCTATTCTTAGCAGCAACACCAATAATATTTGCCTTTATGAATGCGGTCGTACCACTTCAAATTGGTGCACGTGACGTTGCATTCCCGTTCTTAAACTCATTAGGATTTTGGCTATTCTTTATTGGTGCAGTATTCCTACACCTTTCATTCTTTTTAGGTGGAGCGCCTGATGCAGGTTGGACTTCTTATGCATCATTATCTTTATATTCACCGGGCCATGGTATTGACTTCTATATTCTTGGTCTGCAAATCTCGGGTGCAGGTACGTTAATTTCAGGTATTAACTTCATCGTAACAATTATTACGATGCGTGCACCGGGTATGACGTTCATGCGTATGCCTTTATTCACTTGGACGACTTTAGTAGCAAGTTCACTAATTCTATTCGCATTCCCTCCGCTTACTGGTGGATTGTTCTTAATGCTAGTTGACCGTATGTTTGGGGCAAACTTCTTCGATCATACAATGGGTGGTAATACAATTATTTGGGAGCACTTATTCTGGATTTTCGGTCACCCTGAAGTATACATCTTAGTACTGCCGGCATTCGGTTTATTCTCGGAAATTATTCCGGTTTTTGCTCGTAAGCGTTTATTCGGATACTCATCAATGGTATTCGCTACAATTTTAATCGGTTTCTTAGGGTTCATGGTATGGGCCCACCACATGTTCACAGTTGGTTTAGGTGCAACTGCGAACGCAATTTTCGCTGTTGCTACAATGGCGATCGCTGTTCCGACAGGGATGAAAGTTTTCAACTGGATCCTTACAATTTGGGGCGGTTCGATTAAAGTAACAGTGCCGATGCTTTATGCACTTGGATTTATCCCATCATTCGTTGCTGGTGGGGTTACAGGGGTAATGCAGGCAACTGCACCACTTGACTATCAGCTGCATGATTCTTACTTTATCGTTGCTCACTTCCACTACGTAATCGTAGGTGGTATCGTAACAGGTTTATTCGGTTCAGCTCATTTCTACTGGCCAATTATGTTTAACCGTGCATTAAATCCTAAACTGGGAATGATTACTTTCTGGATGTTCTTTATCGGATTCCACTTAACGTTCTTCATCCAGCATTTCTTAGGATTAATGGGTATGCCACGTCGTGTATTCACTTACATGGAAGGTCAAGGTTGGGATTTATTCAACTTTATCTCGTCAATCGGTGCTATTATGATGGGAATCGGGGTAGTATTATTAGTAATCGATGCAATATTATCGATTAAATCGGAACCGGTTAACCGTCGTGATTACTGGGGCGATGGTCGTTCACTTGAGTGGGCGCTTGAAACACCGCTTCCATTTTATAACTTTAAACAAACACCACTTATTCGTGGTTATGATCCTTATTGGATTGAAAAAGAAGAAGGCAACAAAGAAGGTATGGTCTATGCCGAGCCATTAGGTGAAATCCATATGCCAAACAATTCAATCCTGCCGTTTATTATGTCAATCGGAATGATGATTGCTGCATTTGGTGCTCTATACAGCCCTTGGGGAGATCAAGTTCAGGCTGGTACAGCTACAGGTACAACACCTGCAATTTCTTTAGCATTGATTATTGGTGGTCTAGGGTTAACAATCGCA